The Salmonella enterica subsp. houtenae serovar Houten genome has a segment encoding these proteins:
- the aat gene encoding leucyl/phenylalanyl-tRNA-protein transferase, producing MRLVQLSRHSIAFPSPEGALREPNGLLALGGDLSPARLLMAYQHGIFPWFSPGDPILWWSPDPRAVLWPEKFHLSRSMKRFHNASPYHVTLNYAFDRVIDGCANHRDEGTWITRGIEEAYRRLHELGHAHSVEVWRDQELVGGMYGVSQGALFCGESMFSRQENASKTALLVFCAEFTRHGGKLIDCQVLNSHTASLGAIEIPRRDYLDHLAGLRRQPLASRFWVPRTLFLPRK from the coding sequence ATGCGTCTGGTTCAGCTTTCCCGACATTCTATCGCCTTCCCTTCGCCGGAAGGCGCTTTACGCGAGCCTAACGGTTTACTGGCGCTGGGCGGCGATCTCAGCCCTGCCCGGTTGTTAATGGCCTACCAGCACGGGATTTTCCCGTGGTTTTCGCCGGGCGACCCGATTCTGTGGTGGTCGCCCGATCCGCGCGCCGTATTGTGGCCTGAAAAGTTTCACCTCAGTCGCAGCATGAAACGCTTTCACAACGCATCCCCTTACCACGTAACGCTCAATTACGCTTTCGACCGGGTCATTGATGGATGCGCTAATCACCGTGACGAAGGCACCTGGATAACGCGCGGCATTGAAGAGGCCTATCGCCGATTACATGAATTAGGCCACGCGCACTCCGTTGAAGTGTGGCGCGATCAGGAATTGGTCGGCGGGATGTATGGCGTCTCGCAGGGGGCGCTGTTTTGCGGCGAATCGATGTTTAGCCGCCAGGAGAACGCCTCTAAAACCGCACTGCTGGTTTTTTGCGCTGAATTTACTCGTCATGGCGGCAAACTTATTGATTGTCAGGTTCTTAATAGTCATACCGCCTCGCTCGGCGCCATTGAAATTCCACGTCGCGACTACCTCGATCACCTCGCGGGCTTACGCCGACAGCCGCTGGCCTCCCGTTTTTGGGTACCACGGACATTATTTTTGCCCCGGAAGTGA
- the infA gene encoding initiation factor IF-1 has translation MAKEDNIEMQGTVLETLPNTMFRVELENGHVVTAHISGKMRKNYIRILTGDKVTVELTPYDLSKGRIVFRSR, from the coding sequence ATGGCCAAAGAAGACAATATTGAAATGCAAGGTACCGTTCTCGAAACGTTACCTAATACCATGTTCCGCGTAGAGTTAGAAAACGGTCACGTGGTTACTGCACACATCTCCGGTAAAATGCGTAAGAACTACATCCGCATCCTGACGGGCGACAAAGTGACCGTTGAGCTGACCCCGTACGACCTGAGCAAAGGCCGCATTGTCTTCCGTAGTCGCTAA